A genomic segment from Triticum dicoccoides isolate Atlit2015 ecotype Zavitan chromosome 1A, WEW_v2.0, whole genome shotgun sequence encodes:
- the LOC119275298 gene encoding desiccation-related protein PCC13-62-like: protein MDTRAFRVLPTSCPPKSTLTITRPKHGRAWAEQSRAKHASSHQHGTTGAPSSLAMARAHGAFLLQLLAAGLQVVALAATITVTQTDDPRCRPSLPRRGAIAVYPSDMEQLQFLLNPKFVEAEWFLHAALGRGIDYLDRNLSAGGPAPVGPRKASLDFRTTEIAAELGYQEVGHIRAITQANGGFPRPPIDLSADRFAAIMDDALGARLDPPFDAYNGTVNFLLASYILPHVTAAAAVGISPNLMGYASKRLHASVLAVEAGQDAVIRMLLYQRADETVAPYKGRTVAEFTRRISDWRNELSGCGAKDEGVKVLDRHQGAERRTISNILGAGVDSLGYQRTPAEALRILYGSRNEQVPGGFLPRGANGTIARGFVQLA, encoded by the coding sequence ATGGACACGCGAGCATTTCGTGTCCTGCCAACCTCATGCCCTCCTAAATCCACGCTAACCATTACCAGACCCAAGCACGGACGAGCATGGGCAGAGCAGAGCAGAGCCAAGCACGCGAGCTCTCACCAgcacggcacgaccggcgctccGTCCTCCCTGGCCATGGCTCGCGCGCACGGCGCATTCCTGCTGCAGCTGCTGGCCGCGGGCCTGCAGGTCGTCGCGCTCGCGGCGACCATCACAGTCACACAGACGGACGACCCGCGGTGCCGGCCGAGCCTGCCGCGGCGGGGCGCCATCGCGGTGTACCCGAGCGACATGGAGCAGCTGCAGTTCCTGCTCAACCCCAAGTTCGTGGAGGCGGAGTGGTTCCTCCACGCCGCGCTGGGCCGCGGCATCGACTACCTCGACCGCAACCTCTCGGCGGGCGGGCCGGCCCCCGTCGGCCCGCGCAAGGCCAGCCTCGACTTCCGCACCACCGAGATCGCCGCGGAGCTCGGGTACCAGGAGGTGGGCCACATCAGGGCCATCACGCAGGCCAACGGCGGGTTCCCGCGCCCGCCCATCGACCTCAGCGCCGACCGCTTCGCCGCCATCATGGACGACGCCCTGGGCGCGCGCCTCGACCCGCCCTTCGACGCCTACAACGGCACCGTCAACTTCCTCCTCGCCTCCTACATCCTGCCccacgtcaccgccgccgccgccgtcggcatcAGCCCCAACCTCATGGGCTACGCCTCCAAGCGCCTCCACGCCAGCGTCCTGGCGGTGGAGGCCGGGCAGGACGCGGTGATCAGGATGCTGCTGTACCAGCGCGCCGACGAGACGGTGGCGCCCTACAAGGGGCGCACGGTGGCCGAGTTCACGCGCCGGATCTCCGACTGGCGCAACGAGCTGTCCGGCTGCGGCGCCAAGGACGAGGGGGTCAAGGTGCTGGACCGGCATCAGGGCGCGGAGCGACGCACCAtcagcaacatcctcggcgccGGCGTGGACTCGCTCGGGTACCAGCGCACCCCGGCGGAGGCGCTGCGCATCCTCTACGGCTCGCGCAACGAGCAGGTCCCCGGCGGGTTCCTGCCCCGGGGCGCCAACGGCACCATCGCCAGAGGATTTGTCCAGCTCGCATAG